A stretch of the Haloarcula ordinaria genome encodes the following:
- a CDS encoding ABC transporter substrate-binding protein codes for MPSRNSGSTDKLKRRSFIASTGAAGVTLLAGCGGNGGGDGGSGDGGSGDGGSGGDGGSGDGGSGDGGSSGSNGDESIELSMLMFTGQTTDENLAALDSTISSFEEQTGHSVDMSGIAQAGQIINQTRTAVEGGNPPNVAAVPAGGILGMIDNDLLEPVGDRLDSSDQLSRSDFTRERKFDIGSLNGDTLYGIPFMSGHWGSLYYNGDMLEQAGYDPMEPNFRTWPEFMEVANDVKEEVGIQPVGFSGADHIHSTVQWHGFFATTGTGSWLNEDQSSTVLNEDPGISTAQFTQQGVDDNLLPDGVVNQNALDFRELFRSEQLFAYQTGSWEKAALDESDINYGITYNPQAPDGQASGFSGGWFFVIPRGAENVDESWQLIEHLMQVDNLSAYAGLPPILTDGLENVFEGFQDGLGRDVGDIFVEEILNASFPTIHPNQGRMWSAQREELQQLLLGRKNAEQAMNDLDSAITELL; via the coding sequence ATGCCATCACGGAATAGTGGCAGTACCGACAAGCTGAAACGACGCTCATTCATTGCAAGTACTGGCGCAGCAGGGGTCACCTTGCTCGCCGGCTGTGGCGGGAACGGTGGCGGCGACGGTGGCAGTGGCGACGGCGGTAGCGGCGACGGCGGTTCGGGTGGCGACGGTGGCAGTGGCGACGGCGGTAGCGGCGACGGCGGCAGCTCCGGATCGAACGGCGATGAGAGCATAGAACTGAGTATGCTCATGTTCACCGGACAGACGACAGATGAGAACCTCGCGGCGCTCGATTCCACGATCTCGAGCTTCGAGGAACAGACCGGACACTCGGTCGACATGTCCGGCATCGCACAAGCTGGGCAGATCATCAACCAGACACGAACGGCCGTCGAGGGAGGGAACCCGCCGAATGTTGCCGCGGTTCCGGCCGGCGGCATCCTGGGGATGATCGATAACGACCTACTCGAACCGGTCGGCGACCGACTCGATAGCTCCGATCAACTAAGCCGGTCGGACTTCACCCGCGAGCGGAAGTTCGACATCGGCTCTCTCAACGGCGATACCCTCTACGGCATACCGTTCATGTCCGGTCATTGGGGGTCGCTGTACTACAACGGAGACATGCTGGAGCAGGCAGGTTACGATCCGATGGAGCCGAACTTCCGGACGTGGCCGGAGTTCATGGAGGTTGCTAACGATGTCAAAGAGGAAGTGGGAATTCAACCAGTCGGATTCTCGGGTGCTGACCACATCCATTCGACGGTGCAGTGGCACGGGTTTTTCGCCACCACCGGTACCGGTTCGTGGCTCAACGAGGACCAGTCGAGCACAGTGCTCAACGAGGATCCCGGTATCTCCACGGCTCAGTTCACACAGCAAGGCGTTGACGACAACCTCCTCCCCGATGGCGTGGTGAACCAGAACGCGCTAGACTTCCGTGAGCTATTCAGGTCTGAGCAACTCTTCGCCTACCAGACCGGGAGCTGGGAGAAAGCTGCTCTCGACGAGTCGGACATCAATTATGGGATTACCTACAACCCCCAGGCACCTGACGGGCAAGCATCTGGTTTCTCCGGCGGATGGTTCTTCGTCATCCCGCGTGGGGCCGAAAACGTCGACGAGTCGTGGCAGTTAATCGAACACCTCATGCAGGTTGACAATCTCAGTGCCTACGCGGGGCTGCCTCCGATCCTCACTGACGGTCTCGAGAACGTCTTCGAAGGGTTCCAGGACGGCCTCGGTCGCGATGTCGGTGACATCTTCGTGGAGGAGATCCTGAACGCCTCGTTCCCGACAATCCACCCCAACCAGGGACGGATGTGGTCGGCACAGCGAGAGGAGCTCCAGCAGCTTCTCCTCGGCAGAAAGAACGCTGAACAGGCGATGAACGACCTAGACAGCGCCATAACCGAGTTGCTGTGA
- a CDS encoding carbohydrate ABC transporter permease: MSSTRSEYESKGRQYLRYLAAYTLLVMALFPIYWILTSSLKSPNAIVTVSPSLVPALDTLTLQHYQAVLDGQMPDYFLNSVIVTLTTMVTSVILAVFAGYGWAKFEFRGSRFTSTFVILSRIFPIVVILVPMFQILRSIGALNSHPGLVLSYFVYTLPLTAWMLKGFFENIPDNVIRAARVDGFSEFRIFLEIVLPMVRPGIIATALFSVVIAWQELVFALTFLQDDELYTMPVALVGLTNQYDIQWGLMMASSFAFMLPVAVLFLLTQNYFIKGITGGAAE; encoded by the coding sequence ATGAGTTCCACGAGGAGTGAATATGAATCCAAGGGCCGACAGTACCTTCGATACTTGGCAGCGTACACTTTGCTCGTCATGGCGCTGTTCCCCATCTACTGGATTCTTACCTCATCACTCAAATCTCCGAACGCGATTGTCACTGTCTCGCCCTCCCTCGTTCCAGCCCTGGACACGCTGACGCTACAGCACTACCAGGCCGTACTTGACGGTCAGATGCCGGATTATTTCCTTAACAGCGTCATCGTCACGCTCACGACGATGGTTACGTCGGTCATCCTCGCTGTCTTTGCCGGGTACGGCTGGGCAAAGTTTGAATTCCGTGGGTCTCGCTTCACGTCCACGTTTGTCATTCTCAGCCGCATCTTTCCCATCGTCGTCATCCTCGTCCCCATGTTCCAAATCCTGCGTTCGATTGGTGCACTAAACTCGCATCCGGGACTGGTACTCTCGTATTTCGTGTACACGCTCCCGTTGACGGCCTGGATGCTCAAGGGATTCTTCGAGAACATCCCGGACAACGTCATTCGCGCAGCGCGGGTTGACGGATTCTCAGAATTCCGTATCTTCCTTGAGATTGTGCTCCCGATGGTGCGGCCTGGAATCATCGCCACTGCGTTGTTCTCGGTCGTCATTGCCTGGCAGGAGCTCGTCTTCGCGCTCACATTCCTCCAGGATGACGAGCTCTACACGATGCCCGTTGCTCTCGTCGGCCTCACGAACCAGTACGATATCCAGTGGGGGCTCATGATGGCTTCGTCGTTCGCATTCATGCTCCCAGTTGCGGTGTTGTTCCTCCTGACTCAGAACTACTTCATCAAGGGCATCACTGGCGGGGCGGCGGAATAG
- a CDS encoding carbohydrate ABC transporter permease has translation MSETNVTQSISSLNRLKERLRESGVNAGVAFILPTFLLIAGLLLYPMVNTLLLSVGLTEGGFTLSFYETLFTANWFGRVVRNSAVWVILGAFLQIVVGFGLALLLNTPLPKKKYLRGLFLLPWITPAVVVALVFKWMYHPQFGILNHLLMQVGVLGSPIQWLSNPDIALFSLIIAGVWKRFPFVMIMLLAGLQDIDDQLTNAAIIDGAPYFARMRHVTLPQLMPVLKIVVLLSVIWCFNQFAIIFAATGGGPIGSTMIFPVKVYELGFQQFNSGLATALSVIMFGIMVLFMIAYMRTLRSQGVEL, from the coding sequence ATGTCTGAAACCAACGTAACACAGTCGATATCGAGCTTAAATCGCCTCAAAGAACGCCTCCGGGAGAGTGGGGTGAACGCCGGTGTTGCGTTCATCCTGCCGACATTCCTGCTTATCGCCGGTCTCCTGCTCTACCCGATGGTGAACACCTTGTTGCTCAGCGTGGGCCTCACCGAGGGCGGGTTTACTTTGTCCTTCTACGAGACGTTGTTCACCGCGAACTGGTTCGGTCGTGTCGTTCGGAACAGCGCAGTGTGGGTGATCTTGGGGGCCTTTCTGCAGATCGTCGTCGGTTTCGGACTGGCGCTCCTGTTGAACACACCACTGCCGAAAAAAAAGTATCTTCGTGGACTCTTCTTGCTTCCCTGGATTACTCCAGCCGTCGTCGTTGCACTCGTGTTTAAATGGATGTACCATCCGCAGTTCGGTATCCTCAACCACCTCTTGATGCAAGTTGGTGTCCTCGGCTCGCCCATCCAGTGGCTCTCGAACCCAGACATCGCGCTGTTTTCTCTCATCATTGCAGGCGTCTGGAAGCGGTTCCCCTTTGTGATGATTATGCTCTTGGCGGGGCTGCAAGACATCGATGACCAGCTCACAAATGCTGCGATAATCGACGGCGCACCGTATTTTGCGCGGATGCGTCACGTGACACTCCCACAGTTGATGCCGGTGCTGAAGATTGTCGTGCTCCTCTCGGTCATCTGGTGTTTCAACCAGTTCGCCATTATCTTCGCCGCGACCGGAGGCGGACCGATCGGCTCGACGATGATTTTCCCGGTGAAGGTGTACGAACTCGGGTTCCAGCAGTTCAATTCCGGCCTGGCCACGGCGCTGTCGGTCATCATGTTCGGTATCATGGTGCTATTCATGATTGCGTACATGCGCACGCTTCGTAGCCAGGGGGTGGAGCTATGA
- a CDS encoding TrmB family transcriptional regulator: protein MESHEAFTDVLTDADFSKYEAEVYLSVLELTDASAADIAEISTVPRSRVYDVLRDLETQGYLETYEADSLRARITDPSTVADELYEKSRRFAETAADIENMWEQPPLRQHNVRVFQNHTRTIDEARERLHDADTIVHLAVSPDELEQLQDTLATLRDRDVIVRIALHEGYREIDDPAELDIQYSAVASEVRFCSSVLPFLAMIDGDLTVFGVQSRHGNEYGMVIDDHIHSSILHWYFQIQLWEPWNTIYSSEETDETTYTSIREFIRDIESIRKTNEQVVVRVEGIETFSGEPVKITGTVDDIVYTDSGIADDQPFSQLFIQAAIVVSDDEDEYTIGGYGAILEDIRAVRITIRSIE from the coding sequence ATGGAATCCCACGAGGCGTTCACCGACGTTCTCACCGATGCTGACTTCTCGAAGTATGAGGCGGAGGTCTACCTCTCTGTACTGGAACTCACTGACGCGAGCGCTGCAGATATCGCGGAAATCTCGACCGTTCCACGTTCCCGGGTGTACGACGTACTCCGTGACCTCGAAACGCAGGGTTACCTAGAGACCTATGAGGCGGATTCACTCCGGGCCCGGATTACTGACCCTTCGACAGTGGCGGACGAACTGTACGAGAAATCACGACGATTCGCGGAGACGGCGGCGGATATCGAGAATATGTGGGAACAGCCACCACTCAGACAACACAATGTTCGAGTCTTCCAGAACCACACTAGGACGATAGACGAGGCCCGGGAACGGTTACATGATGCGGATACGATTGTCCACCTGGCCGTCTCACCGGACGAACTCGAACAGCTACAAGACACGCTCGCAACGTTGCGCGACCGAGATGTTATCGTCCGCATCGCACTCCATGAGGGGTATCGCGAGATCGACGACCCTGCAGAGCTGGATATCCAGTACTCGGCGGTGGCCAGTGAGGTTCGGTTCTGTAGTTCGGTATTGCCGTTTCTGGCGATGATCGACGGCGACTTAACCGTCTTCGGCGTCCAGAGCAGACACGGCAACGAATACGGGATGGTTATCGACGATCATATCCACTCTTCTATCCTACACTGGTACTTTCAGATTCAGCTGTGGGAGCCCTGGAATACGATCTACTCTTCCGAAGAGACTGACGAGACTACTTATACCAGCATTCGGGAGTTTATCCGGGACATAGAGTCGATCCGCAAGACCAACGAACAGGTCGTTGTCCGCGTTGAGGGCATCGAGACGTTCTCCGGCGAGCCGGTGAAAATCACGGGGACGGTTGATGATATTGTTTACACGGACTCAGGGATTGCCGACGACCAACCTTTTAGTCAGTTGTTCATCCAGGCCGCAATCGTTGTCTCTGACGACGAGGACGAGTACACCATTGGCGGGTACGGCGCGATTCTAGAGGATATCCGAGCGGTTCGGATCACGATCCGCTCCATCGAGTGA